Proteins from one Juglans microcarpa x Juglans regia isolate MS1-56 chromosome 1S, Jm3101_v1.0, whole genome shotgun sequence genomic window:
- the LOC121246444 gene encoding triosephosphate isomerase, cytosolic-like isoform X3: protein MARKFFVGGNWKCNGTTQEVKKIVATLNEAQVPPPDVVEVVVSPPFVFLPLVKSLLRPDFQVAAQNCWVKNGGAYTGEVSAEMLVNLGIPWVILGHSERRLLLNESNEFVGDKVAYALAQGLKVTACVGETLEQRESGSTMDVVAAQTKAIADCGSNWANVVLAYEPVWAIGTGKVATPAQAQEVHFELRKWLHANTSPEVAVSTQIIYGGSVNGANCKELAAQPDVDGFLVGGASLKVINASDS from the exons ATGGCAAGGAAATTCTTCGTCGGCGGAAACTGGAAATGC AATGGAACCACTCAGGAGGTGAAGAAGATCGTGGCCACACTTAACGAAGCCCAAGTGCCCCCACCAGATGTCGTGG AGGTCGTGGTAAGTcctccatttgtttttcttccatTGGTAAAAAGTTTGTTGAGGCCTGATTTTCAAGTTGCGGCACAAAATTGTTGGGTCAAAAATGGAGGTGCATATACTGGGGAGGTTAG TGCAGAAATGCTTGTCAATTTGGGAATTCCTTGGGTAATTCTTGGTCATTCTGAGAGAAGACTCCTCTTGAATGAGTCAAATGAG tttGTTGGAGATAAGGTTGCATATGCACTTGCACAAGGTTTGAAGGTGACTGCCTGTGTTGGAGAGACTCTCGAGCAGCGGGAATCTGGATCTACTATGGACGTTGTTGCTGCACAAACTAAAGCAATTGCAG ACTGTGGTTCGAACTGGGCAAATGTTGTTTTGGCCTACGAGCCTGTGTGGGCTATTGGTACTGGGAAGGTTGCAACTCCAGCTCAGGCTCAGGAA GTACATTTTGAATTGAGGAAATGGCTTCATGCAAACACCAGTCCTGAAGTTGCTGTGTCAACCCAGATTATTTACGGAG GTTCTGTTAATGGGGCAAACTGCAAGGAATTGGCAGCTCAGCCTGATGTTGATGGCTTCTTGGTTGGGGGAGCTTCTCTAAAG
- the LOC121246444 gene encoding triosephosphate isomerase, cytosolic-like isoform X1 — translation MARKFFVGGNWKCNGTTQEVKKIVATLNEAQVPPPDVVEVVVSPPFVFLPLVKSLLRPDFQVAAQNCWVKNGGAYTGEVSAEMLVNLGIPWVILGHSERRLLLNESNEFVGDKVAYALAQGLKVTACVGETLEQRESGSTMDVVAAQTKAIADCGSNWANVVLAYEPVWAIGTGKVATPAQAQEVHFELRKWLHANTSPEVAVSTQIIYGGSVNGANCKELAAQPDVDGFLVGGASLKVTILLLLYLFFYNLPFSRPYFLFPSLHSSAGVH, via the exons ATGGCAAGGAAATTCTTCGTCGGCGGAAACTGGAAATGC AATGGAACCACTCAGGAGGTGAAGAAGATCGTGGCCACACTTAACGAAGCCCAAGTGCCCCCACCAGATGTCGTGG AGGTCGTGGTAAGTcctccatttgtttttcttccatTGGTAAAAAGTTTGTTGAGGCCTGATTTTCAAGTTGCGGCACAAAATTGTTGGGTCAAAAATGGAGGTGCATATACTGGGGAGGTTAG TGCAGAAATGCTTGTCAATTTGGGAATTCCTTGGGTAATTCTTGGTCATTCTGAGAGAAGACTCCTCTTGAATGAGTCAAATGAG tttGTTGGAGATAAGGTTGCATATGCACTTGCACAAGGTTTGAAGGTGACTGCCTGTGTTGGAGAGACTCTCGAGCAGCGGGAATCTGGATCTACTATGGACGTTGTTGCTGCACAAACTAAAGCAATTGCAG ACTGTGGTTCGAACTGGGCAAATGTTGTTTTGGCCTACGAGCCTGTGTGGGCTATTGGTACTGGGAAGGTTGCAACTCCAGCTCAGGCTCAGGAA GTACATTTTGAATTGAGGAAATGGCTTCATGCAAACACCAGTCCTGAAGTTGCTGTGTCAACCCAGATTATTTACGGAG GTTCTGTTAATGGGGCAAACTGCAAGGAATTGGCAGCTCAGCCTGATGTTGATGGCTTCTTGGTTGGGGGAGCTTCTCTAAAGGTAACGATATTGTTGCTTTTATATTTGTTCTTTTACAATCTTCCCTTTTCACGCCCTTATTTTTTATTCCCCTCTTTGCACTCATCAGCGGGAGTTCATTGA
- the LOC121246444 gene encoding triosephosphate isomerase, cytosolic-like isoform X2, which yields MARKFFVGGNWKCNGTTQEVKKIVATLNEAQVPPPDVVEVVVSPPFVFLPLVKSLLRPDFQVAAQNCWVKNGGAYTGEVSAEMLVNLGIPWVILGHSERRLLLNESNEFVGDKVAYALAQGLKVTACVGETLEQRESGSTMDVVAAQTKAIADCGSNWANVVLAYEPVWAIGTGKVATPAQAQEVHFELRKWLHANTSPEVAVSTQIIYGGSVNGANCKELAAQPDVDGFLVGGASLKREFIDIIKSAEVKKSS from the exons ATGGCAAGGAAATTCTTCGTCGGCGGAAACTGGAAATGC AATGGAACCACTCAGGAGGTGAAGAAGATCGTGGCCACACTTAACGAAGCCCAAGTGCCCCCACCAGATGTCGTGG AGGTCGTGGTAAGTcctccatttgtttttcttccatTGGTAAAAAGTTTGTTGAGGCCTGATTTTCAAGTTGCGGCACAAAATTGTTGGGTCAAAAATGGAGGTGCATATACTGGGGAGGTTAG TGCAGAAATGCTTGTCAATTTGGGAATTCCTTGGGTAATTCTTGGTCATTCTGAGAGAAGACTCCTCTTGAATGAGTCAAATGAG tttGTTGGAGATAAGGTTGCATATGCACTTGCACAAGGTTTGAAGGTGACTGCCTGTGTTGGAGAGACTCTCGAGCAGCGGGAATCTGGATCTACTATGGACGTTGTTGCTGCACAAACTAAAGCAATTGCAG ACTGTGGTTCGAACTGGGCAAATGTTGTTTTGGCCTACGAGCCTGTGTGGGCTATTGGTACTGGGAAGGTTGCAACTCCAGCTCAGGCTCAGGAA GTACATTTTGAATTGAGGAAATGGCTTCATGCAAACACCAGTCCTGAAGTTGCTGTGTCAACCCAGATTATTTACGGAG GTTCTGTTAATGGGGCAAACTGCAAGGAATTGGCAGCTCAGCCTGATGTTGATGGCTTCTTGGTTGGGGGAGCTTCTCTAAAG CGGGAGTTCATTGACATTATCAAGTCTGCTGAGGTTAAGAAAAGTTCCTAA